Proteins co-encoded in one Diaminobutyricimonas sp. LJ205 genomic window:
- a CDS encoding cation diffusion facilitator family transporter, whose translation MSHDHHSTANRRRLGIALAIVVVFLVVEVAGAWLTGSLALLGDAGHMFSDAIGLVVALIATAVAARPANDRQTYGFQRAEVFGALINGVILAVVAVFVAVEGVRRLLEPGEVQVLAGPMLVVAAIGLLANVAALLVLRDRRESSINMRGAYLEVLGDLVGSVAAILAALVILLTGLQQADPIASLVIAALILPRAFLLLRDVVHVLSESTPAGMSVTEIREHLLGASGVVDVHDVHVWAITSGSPVFSAHVVVETEVFRSGRTGVVLDQLGACLADHFDVAHSTFQLEPAEHAEHEEPRHP comes from the coding sequence GTGAGCCACGACCACCACTCCACCGCGAATCGACGCCGACTGGGCATCGCCCTGGCGATCGTCGTGGTGTTCCTCGTGGTCGAGGTGGCTGGCGCCTGGCTGACCGGATCGCTCGCGCTGCTCGGCGATGCCGGGCATATGTTCTCGGACGCGATCGGGCTGGTCGTCGCCCTGATCGCCACCGCCGTCGCCGCCCGGCCGGCGAACGATCGGCAGACTTACGGCTTCCAGCGGGCTGAGGTGTTCGGGGCGCTGATCAACGGTGTCATCCTCGCCGTGGTGGCGGTGTTCGTGGCCGTCGAGGGCGTGCGGCGACTGCTCGAGCCGGGCGAGGTGCAGGTGCTCGCCGGTCCCATGCTCGTGGTGGCAGCGATCGGCCTGCTGGCGAACGTGGCCGCGCTGCTCGTGCTGCGCGACCGTCGCGAGTCGTCGATCAACATGCGCGGCGCCTACCTCGAGGTGCTCGGCGACCTGGTCGGCTCGGTCGCGGCAATCCTCGCCGCGCTGGTGATCCTGCTCACCGGCCTCCAGCAGGCCGACCCGATCGCCTCGCTCGTGATCGCCGCGCTGATCCTGCCGCGCGCGTTCCTGCTGCTGCGTGACGTCGTGCACGTGCTGAGCGAGTCGACGCCGGCTGGGATGAGCGTCACCGAGATCCGCGAACATCTGCTCGGGGCATCCGGAGTCGTCGATGTGCACGACGTGCACGTGTGGGCGATCACCTCGGGATCGCCGGTGTTCTCGGCGCACGTGGTCGTCGAGACCGAGGTGTTCCGGAGTGGACGCACCGGGGTCGTCCTCGATCAGCTCGGTGCGTGCCTGGCCGACCACTTCGATGTGGCGCACTCGACCTTCCAGCTCGAACCGGCAGAACACGCCGAGCACGAGGAACCGCGACACCCGTAA
- a CDS encoding alpha/beta fold hydrolase, producing the protein MLNSEFARQGCVIRHSDTGGDGVPVVFSHGAGADHVMFDAQRDHFAARGYRVLTWDMRGHGMSRPAGAAFTSEQAIVDLLALIEHVGLARPVLVGQSLGGNLSQAVVRREPDRFRGLVVIGSTWSTAPLSGVERMLLKSAATIMALVPAKRLPGMMADASAQTAVVRADLRRAFAQLTKAEFVEVWRATVGLLEPDPDYRTPIPLCLIRGEQDRTGNIATAMPKWATAEGIDEIVIPGAGHVANQDAPDAVNAAIDAFLSARVTV; encoded by the coding sequence ATGCTGAATTCGGAGTTCGCCCGGCAGGGCTGCGTCATCCGGCACAGCGACACGGGTGGTGACGGCGTGCCCGTGGTGTTCTCGCACGGAGCGGGTGCCGACCACGTCATGTTCGACGCCCAACGCGACCATTTCGCAGCCCGCGGGTACCGCGTCCTCACCTGGGACATGCGCGGGCACGGGATGTCGCGGCCGGCGGGCGCGGCGTTCACCTCGGAGCAGGCGATCGTCGACCTGCTCGCGCTCATCGAGCACGTCGGACTCGCCCGGCCGGTCCTGGTCGGCCAGTCGCTAGGCGGCAACCTCAGTCAGGCCGTCGTGCGGCGCGAACCCGACCGGTTCCGCGGGCTGGTGGTGATCGGCTCGACCTGGAGCACCGCGCCGCTGTCCGGTGTCGAGCGGATGCTGCTGAAATCAGCCGCAACGATCATGGCTCTGGTCCCGGCGAAGAGGCTGCCGGGGATGATGGCCGACGCATCGGCGCAGACCGCGGTCGTGCGGGCCGACCTGCGACGCGCGTTCGCGCAGTTGACCAAGGCGGAGTTCGTCGAGGTTTGGCGGGCAACGGTGGGGCTGCTCGAGCCGGACCCTGACTACCGGACACCCATTCCGCTCTGCCTGATCCGCGGGGAGCAGGATCGCACGGGCAACATCGCCACGGCAATGCCGAAGTGGGCTACCGCCGAGGGGATCGATGAGATCGTCATCCCAGGTGCCGGTCACGTCGCCAATCAGGACGCCCCGGACGCGGTCAACGCCGCAATCGACGCCTTCCTCAGCGCCCGGGTTACCGTGTGA
- the rph gene encoding ribonuclease PH — protein sequence MTRKDGREANQLRPITIERGWSKQAEGSALISFGDTKVLCTASFTNGVPRWLSGKGKGWVTAEYAMLPRSTNDRMDREAVKGRIGGRTHEISRLIGRSLRAIIDTKALGENTIVIDCDVLQADGGTRTAAITGAYVALVDAIEWAREQKFIGQKATPLIDSVAAVSVGIIDGTPMLDLAYVEDVRAETDMNVVVTGRGLFVEVQGTAEGAPFDRNELNALLDLGVAGTTELTKLQLGALAR from the coding sequence ATGACCCGCAAAGACGGCCGCGAGGCGAACCAGCTGCGCCCGATCACGATCGAACGAGGCTGGAGCAAGCAGGCAGAAGGCAGCGCGCTGATCTCCTTCGGCGACACCAAGGTGCTCTGCACGGCCTCGTTCACCAACGGCGTGCCGCGCTGGCTCTCCGGCAAGGGCAAGGGCTGGGTCACCGCCGAGTACGCGATGCTCCCGCGCTCCACGAACGACCGCATGGACCGTGAGGCCGTCAAGGGCCGCATCGGCGGCCGCACCCACGAGATCTCCCGCCTGATCGGCCGTTCGCTGCGCGCCATCATCGACACCAAGGCGCTCGGCGAGAACACCATCGTCATCGACTGCGACGTGCTGCAGGCCGACGGCGGCACCCGGACCGCCGCGATCACCGGCGCCTACGTCGCCCTGGTCGACGCGATCGAGTGGGCCCGTGAGCAGAAGTTCATCGGCCAGAAGGCCACCCCGCTGATTGACTCGGTTGCCGCGGTCAGCGTCGGCATCATCGACGGCACGCCGATGCTCGACCTCGCCTACGTCGAGGACGTCCGCGCCGAGACCGACATGAACGTGGTCGTCACCGGTCGCGGACTGTTCGTCGAGGTGCAGGGCACCGCCGAGGGTGCTCCGTTCGACCGCAACGAGCTGAACGCGCTGCTCGACCTCGGTGTCGCAGGCACGACCGAGCTGACCAAGCTGCAGCTGGGAGCGCTCGCCCGATGA
- the murI gene encoding glutamate racemase, with the protein MTDAPIGVFDSGVGGLTVARSIIDQLPNERILYVGDTAHSPYGPKPIAEVREYALAVLDDMVTAGVKTLVIACNTASAAMFRDARERFTEGHGIPVIEVIQPAVRAAVRKTRNKRIGVIGTEGTIKSRAYEDAFIADPDLEVFTQACPRFVEFVEAGITSGEELFAVAEEYLHPLKEADVDTLVLGCTHYPLMSAAIQYVMGRKVTLVSSAEETSYDVYRSLLKHNLLRTDAVAPAHLFEATGANKSEFLQLAARFLGPEVTRVETFETGTIPVPTVPTDRIDERVNE; encoded by the coding sequence GTGACCGACGCACCAATTGGAGTCTTCGACAGCGGAGTGGGCGGACTCACCGTGGCGCGCTCGATCATCGATCAGCTGCCGAACGAACGCATCCTCTACGTCGGCGACACCGCGCACTCGCCGTACGGGCCCAAGCCGATCGCCGAGGTCCGCGAGTACGCCCTTGCCGTGCTCGATGACATGGTGACGGCCGGCGTCAAGACCTTGGTCATCGCCTGCAACACCGCGTCGGCGGCGATGTTCCGCGACGCCCGCGAACGGTTCACCGAGGGGCACGGCATCCCGGTGATCGAGGTGATCCAGCCCGCCGTGCGCGCCGCGGTGCGCAAGACCCGGAACAAGCGGATCGGCGTGATCGGCACCGAAGGCACGATCAAGTCCCGGGCGTACGAGGACGCGTTCATCGCCGACCCCGACCTGGAGGTATTCACCCAAGCCTGCCCGCGATTCGTCGAGTTCGTCGAGGCGGGGATCACCAGCGGTGAAGAACTGTTCGCGGTTGCGGAGGAGTACCTGCACCCGTTGAAGGAAGCGGATGTCGACACCCTGGTGCTCGGCTGCACCCACTATCCGCTGATGTCGGCGGCCATCCAGTACGTGATGGGCCGCAAGGTGACCCTCGTCTCCAGCGCCGAGGAGACCTCGTACGACGTGTATCGCTCCCTGCTCAAGCACAACCTGCTTCGCACCGACGCCGTGGCGCCTGCGCACCTGTTCGAGGCGACGGGTGCGAACAAGAGCGAGTTCCTGCAGCTTGCGGCGCGCTTCCTCGGCCCCGAGGTGACCCGCGTAGAGACCTTCGAAACCGGGACCATCCCGGTGCCAACTGTGCCAACCGACCGCATTGACGAAAGAGTGAACGAATGA
- a CDS encoding metal ABC transporter substrate-binding protein → MPKTRGRAFRNLAAAVAATGLLAACAGPSANGSETAGADGGKPLVLTTFTVIADMVAEVGGDAIQVDSITKVGAEIHGYEPTPSDLRSAASADLILDNGLGLERWFEDFVGTLDVPHVVLSEGIEPINISTGDYEGLPNPHAWMSPLAGQAYVDNIVTALSDLVPDAASEFRANGDAYQAELQALADELRAVVASLPADHRMLVTCEGAFSYLARDIGLDEAYLWPVNSDTQGTPQQIRSAIEVVRERKVPAVFCETTVNNSSQQQVARESGAEFAGNLYVDSLSESGGPVPSYLDLLRYDVNLIAEGLRG, encoded by the coding sequence ATGCCGAAAACTCGAGGGCGAGCCTTCCGAAACCTTGCCGCGGCGGTTGCCGCGACCGGGCTGCTGGCCGCCTGTGCGGGCCCGAGCGCGAACGGCAGCGAGACCGCCGGAGCCGACGGCGGCAAGCCGCTGGTTCTCACCACCTTCACCGTGATCGCCGACATGGTTGCCGAAGTCGGCGGCGACGCCATCCAGGTCGACTCGATCACCAAGGTCGGCGCCGAGATCCACGGCTACGAGCCCACCCCGTCCGACCTGCGCTCCGCGGCATCCGCTGACCTGATCCTCGACAACGGCCTCGGCCTCGAACGCTGGTTCGAGGACTTCGTCGGCACCCTCGATGTGCCGCACGTCGTGCTCAGCGAAGGCATCGAGCCGATCAACATCTCCACCGGCGACTACGAGGGCCTGCCCAACCCGCACGCCTGGATGTCGCCGCTCGCCGGGCAGGCCTACGTCGACAACATCGTCACCGCGCTCAGCGACCTGGTGCCTGATGCCGCCTCCGAGTTCCGCGCGAACGGCGACGCCTACCAGGCCGAGCTGCAGGCGCTGGCCGACGAGCTGCGCGCAGTGGTCGCTTCCCTGCCCGCAGATCACCGGATGTTGGTCACCTGCGAGGGCGCGTTCAGCTACCTCGCTCGCGACATCGGCCTGGACGAGGCCTACCTGTGGCCGGTGAACAGTGACACCCAGGGCACACCGCAACAGATCCGCTCGGCGATCGAGGTCGTGCGGGAGCGCAAGGTGCCGGCGGTGTTCTGCGAGACCACCGTGAACAACTCCTCGCAGCAGCAGGTCGCCCGCGAATCCGGCGCCGAGTTCGCCGGCAACCTGTACGTCGACTCGCTGAGCGAGTCCGGCGGGCCGGTGCCGAGCTACCTCGATCTGCTCCGCTACGACGTGAACCTGATCGCGGAGGGGCTCCGTGGTTGA
- a CDS encoding nicotinate phosphoribosyltransferase has product MSTALLTDRYELTMVEAAIASGRYNRRSVFEVFGRRLPGARRYGVLAGTGRLLDLIEQFRFTDAELSWLRANDVVNTETLDYLESYRFSGSIRGYREGEVYFPGSPVLEIEGTFAEAVLLETLVLSVLNYDTAVATAASRMVSAAEGRPLAEMGARRVGPYSAVAAARAAYIAGFSATSNLEAGRSWGVPTMGTAAHSFTLLHDSEEEAFRAQVAAMGVGTTLLVDTYDISKAIETAVRVAGTELGAVRIDSGDLPVVVRDVRKQLDSLGAVNTRITVTNDLDEHTIAALIGSPVDAYGVGTQVVTGSGAPAMGMVYKLVAHVDDDGAWIPVAKKSLDKVSIAGRKDAVRTLEDGVATEETVYVEATPPQGTGRLLQVPLITDGAIEDRYRGVSGTALAREHRAAAVAELPQEAFRLSRGEPVLETVFR; this is encoded by the coding sequence ATGAGCACAGCCCTGCTGACCGACCGCTACGAGCTGACGATGGTGGAGGCAGCGATCGCGAGCGGCCGCTACAACCGCAGGAGCGTATTCGAGGTGTTCGGCCGGCGACTGCCCGGCGCCCGCCGCTACGGAGTGCTCGCCGGCACCGGACGGCTGCTCGATCTGATCGAACAGTTCCGGTTCACGGATGCCGAGCTCAGCTGGCTGCGCGCCAACGACGTGGTGAACACCGAGACGCTCGATTACCTCGAGTCGTACCGCTTCAGCGGCAGCATCCGCGGTTACCGCGAGGGTGAGGTGTACTTCCCGGGGTCGCCCGTGCTCGAGATCGAGGGCACCTTCGCCGAGGCGGTGCTGCTGGAGACCCTGGTGTTGAGCGTGCTCAACTACGACACTGCGGTGGCCACCGCCGCGTCGCGGATGGTTTCCGCGGCCGAGGGTCGACCGCTCGCCGAGATGGGCGCCCGCCGGGTTGGCCCGTACAGCGCCGTCGCCGCGGCCCGCGCGGCCTACATCGCAGGCTTCTCGGCAACCAGCAACCTGGAAGCCGGCCGGTCGTGGGGAGTGCCGACGATGGGCACCGCCGCGCACTCGTTCACCCTGCTGCACGACAGCGAGGAAGAGGCGTTCCGGGCCCAGGTCGCCGCGATGGGCGTCGGCACCACCCTGCTGGTCGACACCTATGACATCTCGAAGGCGATCGAGACCGCGGTCAGGGTCGCCGGCACCGAGCTGGGCGCGGTGCGCATCGACTCCGGCGACCTGCCGGTCGTCGTCCGCGATGTGCGCAAACAGCTCGACTCGCTCGGCGCGGTGAACACCAGGATCACGGTCACCAACGACCTCGACGAGCACACCATCGCCGCGCTGATCGGCTCGCCCGTCGATGCCTACGGTGTCGGCACACAGGTGGTCACCGGTTCCGGTGCGCCTGCGATGGGGATGGTCTACAAGCTGGTCGCCCACGTCGACGACGACGGTGCCTGGATCCCGGTCGCGAAGAAGTCGCTCGACAAGGTGTCGATCGCCGGCCGCAAGGATGCGGTGCGCACGCTGGAGGACGGCGTCGCGACCGAGGAGACCGTGTATGTGGAGGCCACTCCCCCGCAGGGCACCGGCCGGCTGCTGCAGGTCCCGCTGATCACCGATGGCGCCATCGAGGACCGGTACCGCGGCGTCAGCGGCACCGCCCTGGCCCGTGAGCACCGTGCGGCCGCGGTGGCCGAACTGCCGCAGGAGGCGTTCCGCCTCAGCCGCGGCGAGCCGGTGCTGGAGACGGTCTTCCGCTGA
- the rdgB gene encoding RdgB/HAM1 family non-canonical purine NTP pyrophosphatase, producing MKIVLATHNAHKVEELRRILGPALGEHDLIGYDGPEPVEDGATFEENALIKARAAAAHTGLPALADDSGISVAALDGEPGIHSARYAGTRNDGDNNALLLKNLADVSDRSAAFECAAAFVDGTFEHVELGVWPGNVLQEASGAHGFGYDPIFQPEGHDVSSAELTPDEKNAISHRARAFAAIMPVVRERLG from the coding sequence ATGAAGATCGTGCTCGCCACCCACAACGCCCACAAGGTCGAGGAACTGCGCCGCATCCTCGGTCCCGCCCTCGGCGAGCACGACCTGATCGGCTACGACGGACCGGAACCAGTCGAGGATGGCGCGACCTTCGAAGAGAACGCGCTGATCAAGGCGCGTGCGGCGGCCGCGCACACCGGGCTGCCCGCGCTCGCCGATGACAGCGGCATCTCGGTCGCGGCCCTCGACGGCGAGCCCGGCATCCACTCCGCCCGTTACGCCGGTACCCGCAACGACGGGGACAACAACGCGCTGCTGCTGAAGAATCTGGCGGATGTCTCGGACCGTTCCGCCGCATTCGAGTGCGCCGCAGCCTTCGTCGACGGGACGTTCGAGCACGTCGAGCTGGGTGTCTGGCCCGGGAACGTGCTGCAAGAGGCATCCGGAGCTCACGGATTCGGCTACGACCCGATCTTCCAGCCGGAGGGGCACGACGTCTCGTCGGCCGAGCTCACCCCGGACGAGAAGAACGCGATCAGCCACCGGGCGCGGGCCTTCGCGGCGATCATGCCGGTGGTGCGCGAGCGGCTCGGGTGA
- a CDS encoding lamin tail domain-containing protein yields MARRALVLVLGAAVAASVLTVVPAQGSVAAASPSGPVLINEVTNDSEDGFFELRNWGTEPVDLRGWHVYRCTEEGLRKNSGHPEISLSGVLAPGELYTVALAGADIDQPQARHSPMLGQTGFGLFVESGRGERVDSIGVYPTQPWPTRSECTVGANLPSTLAFARSESWQRIGATGDPTADFITAQATPGAQNAGTPVAEPRGGMLISEVTPAGPAGKADDFVELVNAGNEPVDLAGWELYRCTTQGRLSSDTLQTRLRGVLQPGERFVAGGPDFDGAADARYPTSLADAGFGVALHDATGALVDEVAVSAYGDSACQSGHDKLPAILDFGTGESYQRTEQGYIVAARTPGTVNATEDTALFRQQPDADRAVRISEVATDPASLPGDQQNFIELHNVSDHTVHLGGWQIYRCEATGIRSAKPQVVISAGTRLAPGDRFTAAREGTALAAKADATYPVALNFLGSGVWVADSRGRLVDRVGIFQQNEMDAPIEPPSPCTNGLSASTFAPDRLGGESYQRVAATGDDADDFTVARATPGARLAARAAAEPAPLAAAPTRARTVSRTTGPAPARLDAARIIDAWAGASEGRLTERVGSGERSLSVETLAAQDDGYRFPYQRFVLDAASLGDHPRVAWTGSVPGRSEAQLSVWDWHADQWRLLDSRSSKAGANDTVTLEGRVEASDILRGTVTVLVQNGPRLSSPFAGGSDGQFEHPDSYDFAVSHVTDTQYLTETYPEVYEDVVGWILENRDRRKIEFVTHTGDLVQNWVDPNQAEPRARREFERASAIQATLDEAGVPNSVLPGNHDNIRGVDNGLFNEFFGPGRYQTADSYGESIAPDDNSANFSTFEASGARMLMLSLPYGYGERELAWAQQVVAAHPEHNVIVSTHEHVTPKDASSAAGRSTSSRWLSRGDQLWDRVIAPNRNVVLVLSGHFHGLGQIVTENAGGIDGHTVVELVADYQEFRTHAGDRGTGFQRLLQVDLGAGEVAVNTFSQRLGETASHDYDYTQFVPDDGNPNTPSNGRPWRVLAEGLQHRYTAVDDEFVVQVELQYEKAVSTIGLELRGDEAVIADGR; encoded by the coding sequence GTGGCCAGGCGCGCGCTCGTACTCGTCCTGGGTGCTGCGGTTGCAGCATCCGTCCTCACCGTTGTCCCGGCGCAGGGGAGTGTGGCCGCGGCGTCACCCTCGGGCCCGGTGCTGATCAACGAGGTCACCAACGACTCAGAGGACGGATTCTTCGAGCTGCGCAACTGGGGAACCGAGCCGGTGGACCTGCGCGGCTGGCACGTGTACCGCTGCACCGAGGAAGGGCTGCGCAAGAACAGCGGCCACCCCGAGATCAGCCTCAGCGGGGTGCTCGCCCCGGGCGAGCTGTACACGGTCGCCCTCGCCGGAGCCGACATCGACCAGCCGCAGGCTCGGCACTCGCCCATGCTCGGCCAGACCGGGTTCGGACTGTTCGTCGAATCCGGCAGGGGTGAGCGTGTCGATTCGATCGGCGTTTACCCGACCCAGCCGTGGCCGACCCGGAGCGAGTGCACGGTCGGCGCGAACCTGCCGTCGACATTGGCCTTCGCCCGCTCCGAAAGCTGGCAGCGGATCGGCGCAACCGGAGACCCGACCGCCGACTTCATCACCGCGCAGGCCACGCCGGGCGCTCAGAACGCCGGCACTCCGGTCGCGGAGCCGCGCGGCGGGATGCTGATCAGCGAGGTCACCCCTGCCGGTCCCGCCGGCAAGGCGGACGATTTCGTCGAGCTGGTCAACGCCGGCAACGAGCCGGTCGACCTGGCCGGCTGGGAGCTCTACCGTTGCACGACACAGGGCCGGCTGAGCAGCGACACCCTGCAGACACGATTGCGCGGGGTGCTGCAGCCGGGGGAGCGGTTCGTCGCCGGCGGACCCGACTTCGATGGGGCGGCGGATGCGCGGTACCCGACCAGCCTCGCCGACGCCGGATTCGGGGTCGCCCTGCATGACGCCACCGGCGCGCTTGTGGACGAGGTCGCGGTCTCCGCCTACGGCGACAGTGCTTGCCAGAGCGGCCACGACAAGCTGCCCGCGATCCTCGATTTCGGAACCGGCGAGTCCTACCAACGAACCGAGCAGGGGTACATCGTCGCCGCGCGCACACCGGGCACGGTGAACGCGACCGAAGACACCGCGCTGTTCCGGCAGCAGCCCGACGCCGACCGTGCGGTGCGGATCAGCGAGGTCGCCACAGACCCTGCCAGCCTGCCGGGCGACCAGCAGAACTTCATCGAACTGCATAACGTCAGCGACCACACCGTGCACCTCGGCGGCTGGCAGATCTACCGGTGTGAGGCCACAGGCATCCGGTCCGCGAAACCGCAGGTCGTCATCTCCGCCGGCACCCGGCTGGCGCCCGGCGACCGGTTCACGGCGGCGCGTGAAGGGACGGCGCTCGCCGCGAAGGCGGATGCCACCTACCCGGTTGCCCTGAACTTCCTCGGCAGCGGAGTGTGGGTCGCCGACTCCCGTGGACGGCTGGTCGACCGGGTCGGTATTTTCCAGCAGAACGAGATGGACGCCCCGATCGAGCCGCCGAGCCCCTGCACGAACGGGCTCTCGGCGAGCACCTTCGCGCCGGATCGGCTGGGCGGCGAGAGCTACCAGCGGGTCGCGGCCACCGGCGACGACGCTGACGACTTCACCGTGGCGCGTGCAACGCCGGGCGCCCGGCTCGCCGCGAGGGCGGCGGCGGAGCCGGCACCCCTCGCGGCGGCACCCACCCGCGCTCGAACCGTGAGCCGCACGACGGGGCCGGCCCCGGCCCGGCTGGATGCCGCCCGCATCATCGACGCGTGGGCCGGAGCATCCGAAGGACGTTTGACCGAGCGGGTGGGCAGCGGCGAGCGATCGCTTTCGGTCGAGACGCTCGCGGCGCAGGACGACGGATACCGGTTCCCCTATCAGCGCTTCGTGCTGGATGCGGCAAGCCTCGGCGATCACCCGCGGGTGGCCTGGACCGGCAGCGTCCCCGGCCGCAGCGAGGCGCAACTCTCGGTCTGGGACTGGCACGCGGACCAGTGGCGGTTGCTGGACAGCCGTTCGAGCAAGGCAGGCGCGAATGACACCGTCACCCTCGAGGGCAGGGTCGAGGCATCCGACATCCTCCGCGGAACGGTGACCGTGCTGGTGCAGAACGGGCCGCGGTTGAGCTCGCCGTTCGCAGGCGGCAGCGACGGCCAGTTCGAGCATCCGGACAGCTATGACTTCGCGGTCTCGCACGTGACGGACACCCAGTACCTCACCGAGACCTACCCCGAGGTGTACGAGGACGTGGTCGGCTGGATCCTCGAGAACCGCGACCGGCGCAAGATCGAGTTCGTCACCCACACCGGCGACCTGGTGCAGAACTGGGTCGACCCGAACCAGGCGGAACCACGCGCGCGCCGGGAGTTCGAGCGGGCATCAGCGATCCAGGCGACCCTCGATGAGGCCGGCGTGCCGAACAGCGTGCTGCCGGGCAACCACGACAACATCCGGGGTGTCGACAACGGCTTGTTCAACGAGTTCTTCGGCCCGGGTCGCTATCAGACGGCCGACTCGTACGGCGAGTCGATCGCCCCGGACGACAACAGTGCCAACTTCAGCACCTTCGAGGCATCCGGCGCCCGGATGCTGATGCTGTCGCTGCCGTACGGCTACGGTGAGCGCGAGTTGGCCTGGGCCCAGCAGGTGGTCGCCGCGCATCCGGAGCACAACGTGATCGTGTCAACGCATGAACACGTCACGCCTAAGGATGCCTCGTCCGCGGCCGGCCGGTCGACCAGTTCGCGGTGGCTGTCGCGCGGCGACCAACTCTGGGACCGGGTGATCGCCCCGAACCGCAATGTCGTGCTGGTGCTCTCCGGGCACTTCCACGGGCTCGGCCAGATCGTCACCGAGAACGCCGGCGGCATCGACGGGCACACCGTGGTCGAGCTGGTCGCCGACTACCAGGAGTTCCGCACGCACGCCGGGGATCGCGGCACCGGCTTCCAACGGTTGCTGCAGGTCGACCTCGGCGCGGGTGAAGTTGCCGTGAACACGTTCTCGCAGCGGCTCGGCGAGACGGCGAGCCACGACTACGACTACACGCAGTTCGTGCCGGATGACGGAAATCCGAACACCCCGTCCAACGGCCGGCCGTGGCGGGTGCTCGCCGAGGGGCTGCAGCACCGGTACACCGCGGTCGACGATGAGTTCGTAGTGCAGGTGGAACTGCAGTACGAGAAGGCCGTGTCGACCATCGGGCTCGAGTTGCGCGGAGACGAAGCCGTCATCGCGGACGGGCGCTGA
- the ilvC gene encoding ketol-acid reductoisomerase codes for MTDIFYDKDADLSIIQGKKVAVIGYGSQGHAHAMNLRDSGVEVVVGLKDGSKSRAKAEEAGFKVLNNADAAEWADVIVILAPDQHQRGLYAADIEPKLTAGKALMFAHGFNIRFGYITPPEGVDVFMVAPKGPGHTVRREYEAGRGVPVIAAVEVDATGGAWDLAWSYAKAIGGLRAGGIQTTFTEETETDLFGEQAVLCGGTSQLVQYGFEVLTEAGYQPQIAYFEVLHELKLIVDLMWEGGIAKQRWSVSDTAEYGDYVSGPRVIDPHVKENMKAVLADIQSGAFAKRFIEDQDAGGKEFMELRAKGEAHPIEATGRELRALFAWKQTDSDYTEGTAAR; via the coding sequence GTGACTGACATCTTCTACGACAAGGACGCCGACCTGTCGATCATCCAGGGCAAGAAGGTGGCCGTGATCGGCTACGGCTCGCAGGGCCACGCCCACGCGATGAACCTGCGCGACTCCGGAGTCGAGGTCGTCGTCGGCCTCAAGGACGGCTCCAAGTCGCGGGCCAAGGCTGAGGAAGCCGGCTTCAAGGTGCTGAACAACGCGGATGCTGCGGAGTGGGCCGACGTCATCGTCATCCTCGCCCCCGACCAGCACCAGCGTGGCCTGTACGCGGCCGACATCGAGCCGAAGCTGACCGCCGGCAAGGCGCTCATGTTCGCCCACGGATTCAACATCCGCTTCGGCTACATCACGCCGCCCGAGGGCGTTGACGTGTTCATGGTTGCTCCGAAGGGCCCGGGCCACACCGTGCGCCGCGAGTACGAGGCCGGCCGTGGTGTTCCCGTGATCGCTGCCGTCGAGGTCGACGCCACCGGTGGCGCCTGGGACCTGGCCTGGTCGTACGCCAAGGCCATCGGTGGACTGCGTGCCGGCGGCATCCAGACCACCTTCACCGAAGAGACCGAGACCGACCTGTTCGGCGAGCAGGCTGTGCTCTGCGGTGGAACCTCGCAGCTGGTGCAGTACGGCTTCGAGGTGCTCACCGAGGCCGGCTACCAGCCGCAGATCGCCTACTTCGAGGTGCTGCACGAGCTCAAGCTGATCGTCGACCTGATGTGGGAGGGCGGCATCGCGAAGCAGCGCTGGAGCGTCTCCGACACCGCTGAGTACGGCGACTACGTCTCCGGCCCGCGCGTCATCGACCCGCACGTCAAGGAGAACATGAAGGCCGTCCTCGCTGACATCCAGTCGGGCGCATTCGCGAAGCGCTTCATCGAGGACCAGGACGCCGGCGGCAAGGAGTTCATGGAGCTGCGCGCCAAGGGCGAGGCGCACCCGATCGAGGCAACCGGCCGCGAGCTGCGTGCCCTGTTCGCCTGGAAGCAGACCGACTCCGACTACACCGAGGGCACCGCGGCCCGCTAG